Proteins encoded in a region of the Haloarchaeobius salinus genome:
- a CDS encoding DUF7860 family protein, giving the protein MRQRNSLDYARLTKVGFLLGLGLFVAGAGGEFVGHAIWGTLPAWEETLLTDSVGLGIVVGFVSVFGFGIAMPLLE; this is encoded by the coding sequence ATGCGACAGCGAAACTCGCTGGACTACGCTCGCCTGACGAAAGTCGGCTTCCTGCTCGGCCTCGGTCTGTTCGTCGCCGGTGCCGGCGGCGAGTTCGTCGGCCACGCCATCTGGGGGACCCTGCCCGCGTGGGAGGAGACCCTGCTGACCGACTCCGTCGGCCTCGGCATCGTCGTCGGCTTCGTCTCCGTGTTCGGCTTCGGCATCGCGATGCCGCTGCTGGAGTGA